In one Paenibacillus sp. JQZ6Y-1 genomic region, the following are encoded:
- the glgD gene encoding glucose-1-phosphate adenylyltransferase subunit GlgD, translating into MKGFVGVINLDHELDQLKELTYFRCGAAVPFAGRYRLIDFALSNMMYAGVQDISLFVRRKYRSLMDHLGEGRPWDLDRKRGGLFILPPDWHDPTDTSLGDLQHIHNNMDFFYRSLGDTVVHTGTQHVNKVDYKDVYAYHLEKGADVTVVYKKVDELLPEHGACRRVEVDENGFVTDIHQDRSHHNIYVELFIMSKELYLEQVNYCIAHGKSYFFRDVIQNNPNNLKIAGYEYEGYNAVINSVESYYKNSMDLLCPDTYHQLFHEKPVQTKIKYEAPAKYLEGANVRNSLVANGCVLGGEVENSILFRGVKVEKGARVVNSIILQKCTIEAGAVLENVILDKDVQISHDRTLIGDVRRPYVTAKSTLL; encoded by the coding sequence ATGAAAGGATTTGTAGGCGTTATTAATCTTGACCATGAGCTGGATCAACTGAAGGAATTGACGTATTTCCGTTGCGGAGCGGCCGTCCCATTTGCCGGTCGCTATCGACTCATCGACTTTGCACTATCCAATATGATGTATGCTGGTGTACAGGACATTTCCCTGTTTGTACGCCGTAAATATCGCTCACTGATGGACCATCTTGGTGAAGGTCGTCCGTGGGATCTGGATCGTAAGCGCGGTGGATTGTTCATTTTGCCACCGGACTGGCATGACCCGACTGATACGTCGCTCGGCGATTTGCAGCATATTCATAACAATATGGACTTCTTTTACCGCAGTCTGGGCGATACCGTTGTGCATACTGGTACCCAGCATGTGAATAAGGTCGATTACAAGGACGTATATGCCTATCATCTGGAAAAAGGCGCCGATGTAACCGTCGTGTATAAGAAAGTCGATGAACTGCTGCCAGAACATGGCGCATGCCGACGCGTGGAAGTGGACGAGAATGGATTTGTAACCGACATCCATCAGGACCGCAGTCATCACAACATCTATGTGGAACTGTTTATCATGAGCAAAGAGCTGTATTTGGAGCAGGTGAACTATTGCATCGCACATGGCAAAAGCTATTTCTTCCGTGATGTGATCCAAAATAATCCGAACAACCTGAAAATCGCAGGCTACGAGTATGAGGGCTACAATGCCGTAATTAACTCTGTCGAAAGTTATTACAAAAATAGCATGGACCTGCTCTGCCCAGATACGTATCATCAGCTGTTCCATGAGAAGCCGGTACAGACCAAGATCAAATACGAAGCACCGGCAAAATATCTGGAAGGCGCAAATGTGCGTAATTCGCTTGTTGCCAACGGCTGCGTGCTTGGTGGCGAAGTCGAGAATAGCATCCTATTCCGCGGCGTTAAGGTGGAAAAGGGCGCTCGTGTCGTAAATTCGATCATTTTGCAAAAATGTACGATTGAAGCTGGAGCAGTATTGGAAAATGTCATTCTTGATAAGGACGTACAGATTTCCCATGATCGTACGTTGATCGGCGATGTGAGAAGACCGTATGTAACTGCCAAAAGCACCCTTCTCTGA
- a CDS encoding glycogen/starch/alpha-glucan phosphorylase: MFTTKEEFKQIFQNNVVSKLGKPLEEVSHEDVYTILSRMMREFAGREWAATNKDLRQDQEKQVYYLSLEFLIGRLLGNNLLNMGMFRIVQEGLSDLGISLDDIEEQEADAGLGNGGLGRLAACFLDSLASLGYAGHGCGIRYRYGLFEQKIVDENQVELPDDWLQKGFEWEVRRADRRVEVRFGGQVETRDEDGQLHFSLRDYEAVWAIPYDVPVIGYRGEKKDYHINTLRLWSAEPMREMANRNLGGSSNYYSYLNYNRSVESISEFLYPDDSQYEGRLLRLKQQYFLCSAGLQSILRTYDKLNISYDQLPNKIAIHINDTHPTLVIPELMRILMDEKGYGWDQAWDITNRTVSYTNHTILSEALEKWPAQMIRDLTPRVYMIIDEINTRFCRLLMDKYPNDPDRVAHMAIIYDDQVKMAHLAIAGSYSINGVAALHTDILKEREMRNFYELYPQRFNNKTNGITHRRWLMHANPQLSDLVSESIGKRWITHPQELTSLIKFSEDASFQQKVADIKHHNKQRLAQYIEQKYGAVVNTDSIFDVQIKRLHAYKRQLLNILHVMYLYNQIKSMPSQNTVPRTFIFGAKAAPGYYLAKSTIKLINRVANVVNNDPDVKDKLNVFFLENYSVSLAEKIIPAADISEQISTASKEASGTGNMKLMMNGALTVGTMDGANVEMFEMLGNANMFIFGLSADDVMNYYQHGGYVARDVYNSDPRIREVVDQLIVPGAFAYNSYEFESLYRSLLDSNDEYFMLKDFDSYAEAHVQIEAAYRNPKEWLKKSIHNIAHSGKFSSDRTISQYAAEIWKIKPIQ, from the coding sequence TTGTTTACTACGAAAGAGGAATTTAAGCAGATTTTTCAAAATAATGTCGTCTCCAAACTGGGCAAGCCGCTGGAGGAAGTCTCGCATGAGGACGTCTATACGATCCTGAGCCGGATGATGAGGGAATTTGCCGGTCGGGAATGGGCGGCAACGAATAAGGATCTGCGTCAGGATCAGGAAAAGCAGGTATACTATCTGTCGCTCGAATTTCTGATTGGTCGTTTGCTCGGCAACAACCTGCTCAATATGGGCATGTTCCGTATTGTGCAGGAGGGTTTGAGCGACTTAGGTATCTCGCTTGACGATATTGAGGAGCAGGAGGCAGATGCTGGTCTTGGCAATGGTGGCTTAGGTCGTCTAGCTGCCTGTTTCCTTGATTCGCTCGCGTCGCTTGGTTATGCGGGACATGGATGCGGTATTCGCTATCGTTACGGTCTGTTCGAGCAGAAAATTGTAGATGAGAATCAGGTGGAACTGCCGGATGATTGGCTGCAAAAGGGCTTTGAATGGGAAGTGCGCCGTGCGGATCGCCGCGTAGAAGTACGATTCGGTGGACAGGTTGAGACGCGCGACGAGGATGGTCAATTGCATTTCTCGCTGCGCGATTATGAAGCGGTCTGGGCGATTCCATACGATGTGCCTGTTATCGGCTATCGCGGTGAAAAAAAGGACTATCATATCAATACGCTGCGATTGTGGAGTGCCGAGCCGATGCGTGAGATGGCAAACCGCAATTTGGGCGGCTCCAGTAACTATTACAGCTATCTCAACTACAATCGCTCAGTCGAATCGATCTCTGAGTTTCTGTACCCAGACGATTCACAGTACGAAGGACGCTTACTGCGTTTGAAGCAGCAGTATTTCCTTTGTTCCGCCGGATTACAGAGTATTCTGCGCACGTATGACAAGCTGAATATCAGCTATGATCAGCTACCGAACAAGATTGCCATTCATATTAATGATACGCATCCTACGCTCGTCATTCCTGAACTGATGCGTATTCTGATGGATGAAAAGGGCTATGGCTGGGATCAAGCGTGGGATATTACCAATCGTACCGTATCCTACACCAACCATACAATTTTGAGTGAAGCATTGGAAAAATGGCCAGCACAAATGATCCGTGATCTAACACCGCGCGTGTACATGATTATCGACGAGATCAATACGCGTTTCTGCCGTTTGCTAATGGACAAGTATCCGAACGATCCTGATCGGGTGGCGCATATGGCAATCATTTACGATGATCAGGTGAAGATGGCGCATCTAGCGATTGCTGGTAGCTACAGCATTAATGGTGTAGCCGCGCTGCATACGGATATTTTAAAAGAACGTGAGATGCGTAATTTCTACGAGCTGTATCCACAGCGCTTTAACAACAAAACGAACGGCATTACGCACCGTCGCTGGCTCATGCACGCCAATCCGCAGCTGAGCGATCTGGTGAGTGAATCGATCGGCAAGCGCTGGATTACCCATCCGCAGGAATTGACCAGTCTCATCAAATTCAGCGAGGATGCGTCCTTCCAGCAAAAGGTGGCGGACATTAAGCATCATAACAAGCAGCGCTTGGCTCAATATATTGAGCAGAAGTATGGAGCTGTCGTTAACACCGATTCTATCTTTGATGTGCAGATCAAGCGTCTGCATGCGTACAAGCGTCAGTTGCTGAATATTTTGCATGTGATGTATCTGTACAATCAGATCAAGTCCATGCCATCGCAAAATACAGTGCCGCGCACCTTTATATTTGGAGCGAAGGCAGCACCGGGGTATTATTTAGCTAAAAGCACGATCAAGCTAATCAACCGTGTCGCTAACGTGGTGAACAACGATCCAGATGTGAAGGACAAGCTGAATGTCTTTTTCTTGGAAAATTACTCAGTGTCTCTTGCCGAGAAAATCATTCCGGCAGCTGACATCAGCGAGCAAATCTCCACTGCCAGTAAAGAAGCTTCGGGTACGGGCAATATGAAGCTCATGATGAACGGTGCACTGACTGTCGGTACGATGGATGGTGCAAATGTGGAGATGTTCGAAATGCTGGGCAATGCCAATATGTTCATCTTCGGGCTAAGTGCGGATGACGTAATGAACTATTACCAGCATGGGGGCTATGTAGCGCGTGATGTGTACAATAGCGATCCTCGCATTCGTGAGGTGGTCGATCAATTGATCGTACCGGGAGCCTTTGCGTATAACTCGTATGAGTTTGAGTCGCTGTACCGTTCGCTGCTGGATAGCAATGACGAGTACTTCATGCTCAAAGATTTTGATTCGTACGCTGAAGCTCATGTCCAGATCGAAGCGGCATATCGCAATCCGAAGGAATGGCTGAAAAAGTCCATTCACAATATTGCACATTCCGGCAAATTCTCCAGCGATCGTACGATCAGTCAGTACGCAGCGGAGATTTGGAAGATCAAGCCGATTCAGTAG
- a CDS encoding copper amine oxidase N-terminal domain-containing protein, with product MEINASEVNDMQPIMHQHTVYIPMRALEHIEGLHIQSWNNQTKILIITDQYTNKQLTLNLKNHTALQQNKPLAMNQTALLQDNRVMLPVRWIAEVFQADIVWNSSTHTVQIARATAAQQHKRKSDQLSEARAAALALPIVSPYQDLPVTGDSLGSISLYFYEGRSDAFFITGNGMLTYFTVTDNASHIQYEASFKSVGSNPNPYATAILQQQGKRPSLPDHLIYYDISTHAGEAEYGRLDRNGKRVVFGKGEMNNLDTLLPIEQDSQPHTSQ from the coding sequence ATGGAAATCAATGCAAGTGAAGTGAATGATATGCAACCAATTATGCACCAGCATACCGTTTATATACCGATGCGCGCATTAGAACATATTGAAGGGCTGCATATTCAAAGCTGGAATAACCAGACGAAGATACTGATCATCACCGATCAATATACCAATAAACAACTAACCTTGAATCTTAAAAACCATACTGCTCTGCAACAGAATAAGCCACTTGCAATGAACCAAACCGCCCTATTACAGGACAATCGAGTCATGCTTCCAGTACGCTGGATCGCAGAAGTTTTTCAAGCGGATATAGTGTGGAATTCCTCCACTCATACAGTGCAAATTGCCAGAGCTACAGCAGCACAGCAGCATAAACGAAAGAGCGATCAACTGAGCGAAGCTCGTGCAGCAGCGCTCGCCTTGCCTATAGTATCACCTTATCAAGATTTGCCAGTCACTGGTGATAGTCTGGGTTCGATTAGTTTGTATTTTTACGAGGGACGTTCGGATGCCTTTTTCATAACAGGGAATGGAATGCTGACTTATTTTACTGTGACCGATAATGCGTCCCATATACAATACGAGGCGTCATTCAAGTCAGTTGGAAGTAATCCGAATCCGTATGCTACAGCTATTTTACAACAGCAGGGCAAACGTCCATCATTGCCAGATCATTTGATCTATTATGATATTTCCACACATGCAGGCGAAGCAGAATATGGTCGCTTGGATCGTAACGGCAAGCGTGTCGTGTTTGGCAAAGGAGAGATGAACAATCTAGATACATTGCTTCCCATCGAACAAGACTCCCAGCCTCATACGTCCCAATAA
- the bglX gene encoding beta-glucosidase BglX → MTNVQHTDAQELAALVAPYHKTGVTPRSEENITAAVEELLGQMTLTEKIGQMSQCADSEFAFGADVEADPTDILVREGRVGSILGAFNSRRTFDLQKLSVEQSRLRIPLLFNADVIHGYQTIFPIPLGWASSWDLEQIKHACVIAAREATASGITYNHGPMVDITRDARWGRVMEGAGEDPYLGSLIAKAQVEGFQGESLFSEETLIACLKHFVAYGASESGRDYNTVDISEWTLRNVYLPPFKAGLEAGSASVMNAFNFYNGVPIAGNKFILNDLLRKELGFDGMLISDYGAVDEIYIHGAARDRKEAARMSLDATMDIEMVTQLYEQYLPELIAEGKVDIAQVDAAVRRILTYKYVIGIMDDPFRYIRPDKEAEYHFHPEHLQASLELARKSIVLLKNENRILPLSKTGVLNGDSTIALIGPFADSKDLLGAWQFSRYGEQTVTLREGFQAKGIKDEQLLYAQGSAVNEAISGGIEQALQTARQADVVVLALGEDSEMSGEAASRMDITIPAPQQKLAEAIVKLGKPVILVLTNGRPLVLDWYEQHVDAIVETWFLGSQAGHAIADVLLGDYNPSGKLTMSFPQHGGQTPIYYNRFNTGRPVNDQNKDEKYISKYLDGPNDPLYPFGYGLSYTNFTYSALKLDRDIIKRGESITVRATITNTGNAAGEETVQMYIQDLYGSTVRPVKELKGFRKIQLSPGQSTQVEFTITESDLQYCNAQLQWVAEEGEFKVFVGTNSNEVIERTFELI, encoded by the coding sequence ATGACAAATGTACAACATACGGATGCTCAGGAATTGGCGGCACTTGTAGCGCCTTATCATAAAACAGGCGTAACGCCGCGTAGCGAAGAAAATATCACTGCTGCGGTTGAGGAACTGCTGGGTCAGATGACATTGACAGAGAAGATCGGTCAAATGAGCCAGTGTGCGGATTCGGAATTTGCGTTTGGTGCAGATGTAGAAGCCGATCCGACCGATATTCTGGTGCGCGAAGGACGTGTTGGTTCCATTCTGGGCGCATTCAACAGCCGCCGTACCTTTGATCTGCAAAAGCTATCTGTTGAGCAATCCCGTCTACGTATTCCACTGTTATTCAATGCAGACGTAATTCACGGCTACCAAACCATTTTCCCGATTCCGCTCGGTTGGGCAAGCAGCTGGGATCTGGAGCAGATTAAACATGCATGTGTAATCGCTGCTCGTGAAGCGACAGCATCCGGTATCACTTACAACCATGGACCGATGGTTGATATTACGCGCGATGCCCGTTGGGGACGTGTTATGGAGGGTGCAGGGGAAGATCCATACCTCGGTTCCTTGATTGCCAAAGCTCAAGTCGAAGGCTTCCAAGGAGAAAGTCTGTTTAGTGAAGAAACGCTGATCGCTTGCCTGAAGCACTTTGTCGCGTATGGTGCATCCGAATCCGGTCGCGATTACAATACCGTGGATATTTCCGAATGGACACTGCGTAACGTGTATCTGCCACCGTTCAAAGCAGGTCTGGAAGCAGGCTCCGCTTCGGTTATGAACGCATTTAACTTCTATAATGGCGTACCAATTGCTGGTAACAAATTCATTCTGAATGATCTGCTGCGCAAGGAGCTTGGCTTTGACGGTATGCTTATCTCCGACTATGGCGCGGTGGATGAAATCTATATTCATGGGGCTGCGCGTGATCGCAAGGAAGCAGCACGTATGTCACTGGATGCAACGATGGATATTGAGATGGTGACACAGCTGTATGAGCAATACTTGCCTGAACTGATCGCTGAAGGTAAAGTGGACATCGCACAGGTAGATGCTGCCGTTCGCCGCATCCTGACCTACAAATACGTAATCGGCATCATGGACGATCCGTTCCGCTATATCCGTCCCGACAAAGAAGCCGAGTATCATTTCCATCCAGAGCATTTGCAAGCGAGTTTGGAGCTGGCACGCAAATCGATTGTCCTGCTCAAAAACGAAAATCGCATTCTGCCACTGTCCAAAACGGGCGTACTGAATGGCGACAGCACCATTGCGCTGATCGGTCCATTTGCAGATAGTAAGGATCTGCTTGGTGCATGGCAATTCTCCCGCTATGGCGAACAAACGGTAACCTTGCGTGAGGGTTTCCAAGCCAAAGGCATTAAGGACGAGCAATTGCTGTATGCACAAGGTAGTGCCGTGAACGAAGCGATCTCCGGTGGTATCGAGCAAGCGCTACAAACTGCTCGTCAAGCCGATGTAGTCGTACTGGCACTAGGCGAAGACAGCGAAATGTCCGGCGAAGCTGCATCCCGTATGGATATTACGATCCCAGCACCACAGCAAAAGCTGGCAGAAGCCATCGTCAAGCTGGGCAAACCAGTCATTCTCGTACTGACTAACGGACGCCCACTTGTACTGGACTGGTATGAGCAACATGTCGATGCCATCGTCGAAACATGGTTCCTCGGCTCCCAAGCAGGTCACGCGATTGCCGATGTATTGCTCGGCGATTACAACCCATCTGGCAAGCTAACCATGAGCTTCCCACAACATGGCGGACAAACGCCGATTTACTATAATCGCTTCAATACAGGACGCCCAGTAAATGACCAAAACAAAGACGAGAAATACATTTCCAAATATCTGGACGGTCCTAACGATCCACTGTACCCATTCGGCTACGGTCTGAGCTATACCAACTTTACCTATTCCGCGTTGAAGCTGGATCGCGATATTATCAAACGCGGCGAATCTATCACCGTGCGTGCTACTATCACCAACACCGGTAACGCCGCAGGCGAAGAGACCGTACAGATGTACATCCAAGACCTGTACGGCAGTACCGTTCGTCCAGTAAAAGAACTGAAGGGCTTCCGCAAAATCCAACTGTCTCCAGGTCAAAGCACACAAGTCGAATTCACCATCACCGAATCCGACCTGCAATACTGCAACGCCCAACTCCAATGGGTCGCAGAAGAAGGCGAATTCAAAGTCTTCGTCGGCACCAACTCCAACGAAGTCATCGAACGCACCTTTGAACTGA
- a CDS encoding helix-turn-helix domain-containing protein: protein MQTSFGNTLRFLLKIIHTEYQVTLYIVDQKGQLLEQHPSRPFNPIYDSREQTLALLATRVTENDHYPAVRATNVLEHYLTVPLMDGDQDEGTLIAGPFFHAIVPDELISGIIRDYHLSFRQQDVIRDFYQQVPLISKERIYNAAVMIHYMLYQEQLDIAAVIQHNLHIHIQPATQRPSLPSPYDEYEHYPQTTYHHNPEMEKIFMQYIRDGRKEDLVRWELGFPTEKLGVLSKKSLLRSEKNLAICSITLATRAAMDGGVNPEIGYTLSDFYIQAVEECQNPAEVQDVLRKCHTDFVDRVLESQRQQYSVEVNVCRNYMFNHLYEPMQLEQLAEVAGLSGDYLSRRFKKETGVSPVEFLQQIRVQEAQRLMVRSDYALAEIAAMLQFHDQSYFTKIFKKVVGMTPKQYSSRRSGGERVLQDQVVYQHS, encoded by the coding sequence ATGCAAACGTCATTTGGGAATACATTGCGTTTTTTGCTTAAAATCATTCATACCGAATATCAGGTTACTCTCTATATCGTGGATCAAAAGGGGCAACTGCTAGAGCAGCATCCGTCGCGTCCGTTTAATCCAATCTATGATAGCCGCGAACAAACGCTAGCATTGCTAGCGACACGGGTAACGGAAAACGATCACTATCCAGCAGTCCGAGCGACCAATGTGCTAGAGCATTATTTGACCGTGCCGTTGATGGATGGTGATCAGGATGAAGGTACGCTAATTGCCGGACCTTTTTTCCATGCGATTGTGCCGGATGAGTTGATTAGCGGGATTATTCGGGACTATCATCTGTCGTTTCGACAGCAGGATGTGATTCGAGATTTTTACCAGCAGGTACCGCTGATCTCCAAGGAACGTATCTATAATGCAGCGGTGATGATCCATTATATGCTGTATCAGGAGCAACTCGATATTGCAGCGGTCATTCAGCATAATCTGCATATTCATATTCAACCCGCGACACAGCGACCCTCCCTCCCTTCGCCTTACGATGAATACGAGCATTATCCACAAACGACGTATCATCATAACCCGGAGATGGAGAAAATCTTTATGCAATATATTCGCGATGGGCGTAAAGAAGATCTAGTGCGCTGGGAATTGGGATTTCCTACAGAGAAGCTGGGCGTTCTATCCAAAAAAAGCCTGCTGCGGAGTGAGAAAAATTTGGCGATTTGCTCCATTACACTTGCTACACGAGCAGCGATGGATGGCGGGGTGAATCCAGAGATTGGGTATACGCTGAGTGACTTTTACATTCAGGCAGTAGAGGAATGCCAGAACCCAGCGGAGGTGCAAGATGTGCTGCGGAAGTGTCATACCGACTTCGTGGATCGAGTGCTGGAAAGTCAGCGGCAGCAGTATTCGGTGGAAGTGAATGTATGTCGCAATTATATGTTCAATCATCTGTATGAGCCGATGCAGTTGGAGCAATTAGCAGAAGTAGCAGGATTGAGCGGGGACTACCTGTCTCGGCGGTTTAAAAAGGAGACGGGTGTATCGCCAGTGGAGTTTCTACAGCAGATTCGTGTGCAGGAAGCACAGCGGTTGATGGTACGCTCCGATTATGCGCTAGCGGAGATTGCGGCGATGCTACAGTTTCATGATCAGAGTTATTTTACGAAGATTTTTAAAAAGGTGGTTGGAATGACGCCGAAGCAATATAGCAGTCGGCGTAGTGGTGGTGAACGGGTGCTGCAGGATCAAGTGGTTTATCAGCATAGCTAG